GACTTGTCTAAATATGTCGATGTTTTGACAACAGGCAATCATGTATGGGATAAGGAAGAGATATTTTCATGGATAGACGATGCTGAGAAGATTTTAAGACCAGTAAATATGCCTTCGGAGGCACCAGGATGCGGCTTTAGGTTGTTGAATGTGAAGGGTGTTGATGTGATGGTGATAAACGCTATCGGCAGGATTTTTATGAATCCTGTCGATAGCCCTTTTGCTGTTTTAGGTGAACTTATTGATAGATACAAAGATGTTAAGATAAAGTTTGTCGATTTTCATGCAGAAGCAACAAGTGAAAAACAGGCTATAGGATGGTTTCTGGATGGCAAGGTATCTGCGATCGTCGGCACGCATACGCATGTTCAGACGGCAGATGAGAGGATTTTGCCCAAAGGAACTGCTTATATTAGCGATACCGGAATGACGGGATGCCATGATGGAGTTTTAGGTTTTGGTTATGAAGAAGCGCTTGAAAGATTTATAAAGGCTATCCCGAAAAGGTTGAAGGTTTGCAAAACCAACTTAAAACTTGATGGTGTTGTAATCGATATAGACGAAAACGGCAGGGCTTCTGGTATAAAGCGGATTTCAAAATCCTTTACTCAAGCAGAAAATACCTAAAACCCAAAGCTCAATTTAATCCAAAATTCATAATTTAGAATTCACAATTCCAACTTCTCCATCCCCTTCTCATAAATCCTGCTATTTCCCTTAACTTCCAATGTAAGTGGGTCAAAGAAGAGAATCTCTTTTTCTGCCCATTTGGAGATGACTTCTAAGTATTTTGAATCTCTGTCTTTTGAAAGAACAAATGAGCCATTGTTTAAAATCTCTTTGCAGATATTCTCAAATATCTCTATCTCTTCTTTTGAAAACTTACTTTGCTGATACATCATAACCATCTCAGTATATGCCAAAAACGCCCTATGCTCTAAATACTCTTTAATGCTTTTATACTTGTCTTTCAACATCATCATTCTTTGTATATCTGGAATACAACCACCAAGATAATCCCAGATGAGCTCTATATCATTCTCTTTAAATCCTTCACCACTCAACCACTCAACCACTATACTCTTATCTAAATGGTCAACCTTAAAAAACTCACTTGTTTTCTTCAATTTTGCATCATTATAAATCCTATCTATAAACACAGTATTTGAGCTTAGGATAACAACATGAGAGAGATGAGTCTCTTTTGTTAAAGAGACACAGAAGTTTAGAAACTCTTTGAGCAGTTCTCTGTCTCCGTTTATGTATATATCTTCAAGTGTTTGGATTTCGTCGATTATTATTATTTTCTGTTTGTCTATCTTTCCTAACTCTTCAATGAGTTTTTTGAATAGATTTATCCTTCTCTCTTTGATTGCTTTTAATGTTTTTGCTTCTAATTTGAACACCCATAAATCATAGATTCTGTTTAGCTCTTCTGTTTTCTTCTCTATGCCTGACTCTTCAAAGAAGCTCTCTATAAAGCTCTCGTATGAGCTTACTAATGTTCTTCTAAGGTTGATGTATTTTATCCAGTATCTGCTGTTTTGAAGCAGTTTAAAGTCCTTTATTAGCTCCTTTTCAACAACATACTCAATGAGTGTTGTTTTGCCTGAAGATTTTGGGCCATAAACCCAAAGGATTAACTCTGGTAATTGATTGAACCAGTCAAGGAGGAAGTTTATCTCTTTATCTCTGTCTATGAGTTTTTTGTTTCTGAAGATACGGGTTTTCATGGGTTTCTCCTTAAGGGTTTGTTTAAAAAATTATACAAGTAAATCTTATAAATTTGCAAGAGAAAAACTGCAAGGCAAGAGAGATAGTTTGTAAAATCAACACCTAAACAACCAACCCACTCAAACAAAAAAGGCGGTGTATAGCAATCACACACCGCCTAAATAAGGTTCAGAGATCAACTTGAATTCTATTCTGTTTTAAAATCTCCATCCAAGATTTGCATAGCCAGTATAGAGCTTGTAATCACCATTGAATTCGCTGCTGAATGTTAGTTCAAAGGATGCATTGCCTTTTACTAAATCTAATCCTACATTTGCTCTGCCTATCGTTCTATTCATCTTCTTTTTCACATCAACGACTGGAGTGTTGATGCCAGGAATGGACTGACCTATTACTATATCGTTGTTGTTTAAGAATCTGTCCACACCAAGTCCAAGGAAAGCTATGAGATTGGAATCCTTCAGTTGCCATTTTTTACTTAGATTGACTCTTGCTGTTCCAACCCAGAAGTTCTTGCTAAAGTTCTCGTAATGTTTGTCCCATTTAGAGTAATCTGCTTTTGTAGAATGGGAAGGAGTATGCCAATGAGTGTAGGTTAATCCTATCATAGGTGTTATTCTTATATTGTCTTTCAACTCGAAGGAGTAACCGCCCAGGGTTTTTACATTGTAAGCTTTAGAGTGATAATCGCTGCTCTCATCCATTTCAAGATCAGGACCTGTTTTGCCTTGATAGGCATGTGATACATAGCTGTATGTTGTGAATAAGGACAAGTAATAATTATCCTTATTGTATGTTCCAAACAGACCAACATTGAATATATCTTGAGATTCACTATCCATAGAGTATGAACCCTTAAAATCTACACCTGAATCACCATATCCAACGAAAGTACCTATATCAAAAGCACTATTGAGCTTTCTTATGTATCCTACTTGAAGGCCTACAATGTCAGAGTCATATCCTAAGCTTTTAGCATGCATTTTGGAGTAAAATGGCAAAACAAATAATCCGTTATTGTATGAAGAGAAAGGAGTTGAATAGACTCCGTCTGTTTTTATCATACCAGAAGAAGCTAA
This genomic stretch from Hippea alviniae EP5-r harbors:
- a CDS encoding TIGR00282 family metallophosphoesterase; this translates as MRILFVGDIVGKPGRNTFKSLIDELKREYEPDVVIANVENAADGFGITKKIYDDLSKYVDVLTTGNHVWDKEEIFSWIDDAEKILRPVNMPSEAPGCGFRLLNVKGVDVMVINAIGRIFMNPVDSPFAVLGELIDRYKDVKIKFVDFHAEATSEKQAIGWFLDGKVSAIVGTHTHVQTADERILPKGTAYISDTGMTGCHDGVLGFGYEEALERFIKAIPKRLKVCKTNLKLDGVVIDIDENGRASGIKRISKSFTQAENT
- a CDS encoding ATP-binding protein, with amino-acid sequence MKTRIFRNKKLIDRDKEINFLLDWFNQLPELILWVYGPKSSGKTTLIEYVVEKELIKDFKLLQNSRYWIKYINLRRTLVSSYESFIESFFEESGIEKKTEELNRIYDLWVFKLEAKTLKAIKERRINLFKKLIEELGKIDKQKIIIIDEIQTLEDIYINGDRELLKEFLNFCVSLTKETHLSHVVILSSNTVFIDRIYNDAKLKKTSEFFKVDHLDKSIVVEWLSGEGFKENDIELIWDYLGGCIPDIQRMMMLKDKYKSIKEYLEHRAFLAYTEMVMMYQQSKFSKEEIEIFENICKEILNNGSFVLSKDRDSKYLEVISKWAEKEILFFDPLTLEVKGNSRIYEKGMEKLEL